CCGGACTGCAATTGATACAATTCTGCCCGAACGCTTCACCCCAATTTCAGTTTCGTAACCCTCAATCCTTCCACTTACCCTCAGTATATTTGCTGCTCCTTGTTGTTGACTATGCCACAGCAAATAACCAATACCACCTGCTATAAATAGTAACCCTAACAACAAAAAAATCGGTTTCTTCCGTTCCTGCTTAGATTTTGGTACTGGAACATTTATAATCCCTTCTGGAGTCGAGGCAGTCTGAGACATGACACTACCCTATATTTTTATCGTTAAATACTTACTGGGAATATCATACTAGACTGTATGGTATGATTTTCCAGAGATATGCAAAAAAATTTACGTCAAATATGCCCAAAACTTCTGGTTCCCAGCCTGAAACTTTATCTCGTTTGAGAGCCATCACTCAAAAACAGGAGCAAATTTTGCAAGGAGCCATGCAGGTATTCTTGAGGGATGGTTACGCTGGCACTAGTATGGATCGGGTAAGCGCAGAAGCTGGAGTATCTAAGCAGACTATATACAGTCACTTTCAAGATAAAGAAGGATTATTTAAGGCGTTGATCGAAAGGGTGACAATTGCTAGTTTTCGGGGGATTTTTTGTGCAGAAGATTTGCATGGTGAACCAGCAATTCTGTTACGCGAAATTGCTGAAACCTATCTGACAAAAGTTGCCGACAATCCTGAATACTTAGCACTGTTTCGCTTGATTATCACCGAGTCGCAACGCTTTCCAGAATTGGCAAAATTATATACTCAAACTGTGATTCAACGTGGACGGCAATTACTGAGTCAGTATTTTGCTTCTCACCCAGAATTAGGCATTATTGACCCAGAAGCCACAGCACAAATCTTTTTTGGTTCACTGGTATCCTATGTGATGGTGCAGGAAATGCTATATGGTAAAGAAATGATGTCATTGTCACGCGATCGCATTTTAGATAGTTTGATGAGTTTCGTACTCGCCCATACAAGCAAGTAAACTATCCCCACTGAAACGGACTCCGTTCAATGGGGGGTGTTTAGTATCAAGTTGCTTGCTGAAAAGCTTTAGCAATAGCATTGCGAGCAAGTTTCGGTTGCAAGTTCTGATTGTAGGGAAGCGGACGCAGAAATTGCTGACGACTTCGATCGGCTTTAAATTTTTCTGGCATATAGTTGAAATTACGTATCCAACTATAGCGATCGCTAATCCCCCATGTAATTACAGTATCAACATTAGCCGCAAAACATAGATCGAGATATCGCGTGTAACTGTCAGCTACCATCCGGTCTAACTCTTGGATAGTGCTGGGTAAGGGGAAATCAATGATAATATCTAATTCTGTAATTACTGGTTTCACTTGAAGATCGTTAAGTCTTTTTAAGACAGAACTAAATCCTTTAGCATCGAAAGGGTATGCAGTAGAAAACCATAGATGCGATTCCAGACCTGCACCGTCGATTTTAGCTCCATGATTCTTCAAATATTCGATCAATGCTAACCATCGATCCGATCTCCATGAAGCGCCTTCCACACTGGTATCGTTTAGGTAAAATAGCTTATTACTATCAACCGAAGCCGCAAATTGAAACAATTCCAGAATATATTCCGGTGTTAATCCTGGAAGTAAACCATAAATAGTATCATTGGTTTGACTTGAATTAACAGCGATAATTTCATTAGCAATATCCCAAGACTTTAAAACGGGGCTATTTTTATAATGTCCCATGACTCCAGCAACATGGTTTTGGAGTTGTTGCCTTGTGGGGGGGAAAGAAACCCAATTAGGTAATGCCTGATTCCAAAGAAGAGTATGACCGTGCAATTCTATATTATGTTTTTGGCAGAAATCAGCAATTATATCTGCTGATTTAAAGGTAAATATTCCTGGCGATGGTTCGGTAGCGTTCCATTTCAATTCACCATTCGGTGTCGCAATCGAACATTCACGAGCAAGTAGGGCCGCATAACCCGCATCTTTTTGCAAAGCAACACTATCAATTGCTG
This genomic interval from Nostoc sp. KVJ3 contains the following:
- a CDS encoding endo-1,4-beta-xylanase; amino-acid sequence: MLARRKFLKNAGYTTLSALLTMGVLEKNNQKEGHSTNAAMASYTSTDVNSPLRQLAASKGKLYGAAIDSVALQKDAGYAALLARECSIATPNGELKWNATEPSPGIFTFKSADIIADFCQKHNIELHGHTLLWNQALPNWVSFPPTRQQLQNHVAGVMGHYKNSPVLKSWDIANEIIAVNSSQTNDTIYGLLPGLTPEYILELFQFAASVDSNKLFYLNDTSVEGASWRSDRWLALIEYLKNHGAKIDGAGLESHLWFSTAYPFDAKGFSSVLKRLNDLQVKPVITELDIIIDFPLPSTIQELDRMVADSYTRYLDLCFAANVDTVITWGISDRYSWIRNFNYMPEKFKADRSRQQFLRPLPYNQNLQPKLARNAIAKAFQQAT
- a CDS encoding TetR/AcrR family transcriptional regulator, with the translated sequence MPKTSGSQPETLSRLRAITQKQEQILQGAMQVFLRDGYAGTSMDRVSAEAGVSKQTIYSHFQDKEGLFKALIERVTIASFRGIFCAEDLHGEPAILLREIAETYLTKVADNPEYLALFRLIITESQRFPELAKLYTQTVIQRGRQLLSQYFASHPELGIIDPEATAQIFFGSLVSYVMVQEMLYGKEMMSLSRDRILDSLMSFVLAHTSK